CGCATCCCCGCGGCGGACGCCCGATCCCCGGCTGCGCGTTGGTGACGCCCAACCTGAGCGAGGCCGGTGCCCTGCTGAGGTCCGACCAGCCACCGGACCTGCTCGCGAGCGGGCTGCGCTCGGCCCTGCGCGCCAAGGCCGTCGCGGTCACCGCGGGACGCGAGGGCGCCTACCTGTCGCAGGACGACGCGCGGCCGACCGCCGTCGCGTGCGAGTCGCGGGCGGCCGGCGGACGTGACTCGTGCGGAGCGGGTGACCGGTTCTCCTCGACGGCCGCGCTGGCACTTGCCGGCGGGTGCGACGTCGAGACGGCGGTCCGCGAAGCCGTCGGTGCGGCCACCGCATGGGTGGCCGCTGGGGGCGCAGCGGGCTTTCGTCAGTCACGAACCCGGCAGGACGACGCGACGGCACCGCGCCGTCCGGCCTCGGGTGGCGGCGACCGGCTGCCCGTCGACGTACGGCTGGTCCTGGAGCGGGTGCGAGCGCGAGGCGGATCCGTGGTGGCGACCGGGGGCTGCTTCGACCTGCTGCACGCCGGGCACATCGAGTGCCTCGAGTCGGCCCGCGCGCTCGGCGACTCCCTCATCGTGCTGCTGAACTCCGACTCGTCCGTCACCCGGCTCAAGGGGCCGGGACGGCCTGTCAACACGGCGGCCGACCGGGCACGCGTGCTGTCGGCGCTGGCGTGCGTTGACGCGGTCGTCGAGTTCGACGAGGACGATCCCCGCGCGCTGCTCGG
This window of the Cumulibacter manganitolerans genome carries:
- the rfaE2 gene encoding D-glycero-beta-D-manno-heptose 1-phosphate adenylyltransferase; this encodes MTRRIVVLGDALLDRDIEGESTRLCPDAPVPVVDVHEIHASPGGAGLTALLCAQAGSRGGASATVTLIAPVADDDDGRRLVSALGEVHVVPLGHEGPTRRKTRVRSADQTLLRVDEGGPGTPLDVDGRQLRELLDGADAVLVADYGGGVTRDSTVRSVLTAHAAAGGTIVWDPHPRGGRPIPGCALVTPNLSEAGALLRSDQPPDLLASGLRSALRAKAVAVTAGREGAYLSQDDARPTAVACESRAAGGRDSCGAGDRFSSTAALALAGGCDVETAVREAVGAATAWVAAGGAAGFRQSRTRQDDATAPRRPASGGGDRLPVDVRLVLERVRARGGSVVATGGCFDLLHAGHIECLESARALGDSLIVLLNSDSSVTRLKGPGRPVNTAADRARVLSALACVDAVVEFDEDDPRALLGLIRPDVWVKGGDYQESGLTEAPDIRAWGGRVAVLPYLDGRSTTALLQRMSHGR